One Bufo gargarizans isolate SCDJY-AF-19 chromosome 3, ASM1485885v1, whole genome shotgun sequence DNA segment encodes these proteins:
- the CLPS gene encoding colipase: MEMAENRIKTILLFVCLLLCIEVAQSGLIINLDNGELCLQSAQCNSGCCHRESGLSLARCAPKAAETQKCSPLHLYGVYYYCRCESGLTCEVDRSIVGTITNTDFGQCKDPNDLYKLI; this comes from the exons ATGGAAATGGCAGAAAATAGGATTAAGACCATCTTGCTGTTTGTGTGTCTACTGCTCTGCATTGAGGTAGCACAGTCTGGACTCATCATTAATCTG GACAATGGAGAATTATGTCTACAAAGTGCACAGTGTAACAGTGGCTGTTGTCACAGAGAGAGTGGTTTGAGCCTTGCTAGATGTGCCCCAAAAGCAGCAGAAACTCAGAAATGTTCCCCTTTG CATCTTTATGGGGTCTACTATTACTGCCGATGTGAAAGTGGGCTTACATGTGAAGTGGACAGATCTATAGTCGGGACCATCACAAACACTGATTTTGGACAATGCAAGGACCCAAATGATCTATATAAATTAATCTAA